GATATGTTTATCTGAAACCCTTTATTCAAAAAGAAATTCCATTCCTGTGATAAAAAGAAGTAAAAAGTATATGCATTAACTTTACAGTCACCTAGTAGAAATCAAAACGTATGCTCCCTTATCTAGAAACAAATGAACTACTTGAAATCACATTCAgcataaaatcaattcctaaAAAACTCACCTTGTGGGTTCTGGAAGGGAGAATAGTTCCACCACCAGGCAAAAATCAATATTAACTTTAATTTCGCTATTTCGGGTGCTAAAATGTAGCAATGTTTAAACGAATGTGAAGGCATTTCATTTCAAGAAAGTGAACAGTTAACTagaaaaacaaattaaaattgCAAGTTAACTGTAGTTACCTTTACAGACTCCACAAATAATAAATGTTTGGGATTGATTAATATCAAAGAATGTGGTCCAAGCAGTACATTTTCAGGTGCATACACCCCAAAATAGCAGTGTCATAGAACCTGAATCCAGAAACGGAATAGACAAACACACCATAGTTGGACGAATCAACCcaatcgatattcacaataaaaagtaatactattaacataaaaagtaataatttttcatggatgacccaaataaagatctgtctcacgaaatacgacccgtgacaccgtctcacacaagtttttgtttagTTGCAAAATCTTTATGTTATCAATTATCACAATAAAAGAAATCTCCAAAGTTCTTGAAACTTGTTTTATCCAATTAATTTGACAACTTTAATTTTATACAATACGTCGTTCTATTTCGCCTAGATATTAATCGAATAATGTAAACTTTCACCGcaaaaagaaataaattttaCCAAATTTGCGTAGCCGGGGAACCCTCATTTTCTGTCGCAGTCAAGTGATCTCTGAGGTGAGAGTCGCCGGAATGTTCGAGATTCCTTTGCAAAACCATTttcttaaattaattattaattaatatatcaaaTAAGGCCAAATTAATTTTTCAGCAGACGAGtggaaatatatttaattagcatTTTTCAAACATTGTCTAAAATCGAAATCTGCAAAGGCCAAGAGACAATCGACAAATTGTATTTTCCAGCTAATCACATAAAATACCCAAAAAGCCAAATGAGATCCACAGAACCAACGGTTTGAGAGGGCTACAACGGTACTTTCATACCTCGCGTCAAACTCATCTTGTTCGATAATCGTAATCCCACCTTCACCCGTTAAGCATAATCATCGGGGCGAGTCGCCGTTTTCACTTTATTCCCAGCGAAATTGTGAGAAATTCGTGAGAGATTTAAATAATTTCTGTGAAGTCCCAAATTCCTAAACCCTAATCGAAGGAAATTGTTATCGGATCGCGAGAAAGTGGCCTCATTGTTCTTATCCCACCAGAAATGGGGGATTTCAATCTGGCCCTGGTGATCGTGGCGATTGTTGTTTGTGTATTGGTTTTTCTGTTCAACGTGTACCTCCTGGTTAATTATCAGCACCCTGACGATGTTAACCAAGCGTATTTCCCCAAATTCGTCGTCGTTTTGGGGCTCTCGATCGCCGCTATCTCGATTCTCATGCTTCCAGCTGACGTGGCTAATCGTCAGGCCTGTCGCCACGCGATTTATAACGGAGCGTGCAGTCTCACTCTACCCATGAAGGATTTGTGGCTCGCTGTTTATATTGTGGACGCTATCCTTGTTTTCTTCGTCATCCCTTTCGCTATGTTCTACTACGAAGGAGATCAGGACAAGTTAGAGTTTTTCTATTCGTGGTTTtaaatttgatgttttgatttttGTATGTGAATTTGGTCCTAAGTGGTTGCGGCATTCGTGTTTTTTCTTCAGGAGTGTGTGGAAGAGGATGAAAAGTGCACTGCTGTGGGTGATTGTGACAGCTGTCGTCTGTGCTCTCGCTCTTGGGATTTTGTACGGTGAGTTATTGAGAGATTTTTGTTACTCTTTTGTGATTTTGTGGGTTTGAAGGTGCATGGTAAATGAGCTATGAATTAAGGAATTCGCTACTAACTCACTCATATTGGGAAACTTAAACCCTTCAGTTCCAACTTTATTAGTTACCGAGTGACTGGGGACGAATTAATACTTTGCAAATATATCAGTGTGAGGATTTTATGTTATTGCCTGTGCAAAATATCATGTAAATCATGCATATTAAAATCTCTGCGTGCTTGTTTTGTATTAAGTAGTTTGATGTTGGTTATTTGTGCTGGATATTATGTCATTTTCATCAAAGAGCCGATTGAATATTTGACATATGAAATTGGGGAGGGAATCTGTTCTATAAGTCAGGTTTTTTGTAAGGATCAAGGATGAACAGGTTATTTTTTAGACGACGAAATAAAAATGGCAATGCATGAACTTGGAAGTGGGAAGGATTTTTGGAAATATGGACCCATCAATTACCTGAAGGACCCTGTTTTTGTTtacattttttttgtttgtgtCCCAGGTCTTTTGGGGAAGGTGGATTTCACAGTTAGGCATCTATCCTCATCCACTGAATCTTTCCCATCACCGTTGACCTTCTCCAGTGGTCAACAATGTGTTGGAAGTGGGGCAAGACAGGTCGGGGAACACATAATCAATCTAAGTACTTACAGTTTCACTTCTTGATTCtttcaataattatttttcttCTTTCAGTGCTCCGCATATTCTGCCAATGCTTCATCTGAGACCACATGGACCATGCGCGCTACCTTCCCAGAATATGTTGTTGCACTAGCGACAATTGTTGGATCTGTCCTTTTCACTGTAAGATCAGCTACTAAATTTCTTCTAAAAAAGGTCCTTGGATATAACAAATATCCAATTTCCCATGACTTACTGTTGTATTTACTTGTGCAAGCTATATGTTATGTTGGATATGAGAAATTCTATCTCTTTAGCATGCTTTGGAGTTCGGTATCTTTGGATGCTTGTTTTCTACTGTCTTCAGCTGTAGTGTAACTCTTGAATTGTCACttttaccaaaaaaaaatgCTGAGGTCTCATAACaagtaaaaataatatatttgtacATCACTTCCATATTTGATACATCATGTCAAGTTTTTATGTGCTGAAATCCCAGATCTTTGGTGGTGTTGGCATTGCCTGCCTTCCATTGGGAATGATATCCTCATTTATCCACCGCCCAAAGGCTGTTATCACCCGTTCGCAGTATATCAAGGTACTCATAATCATGTTTCTAATGGACTTCATTCTTTTCCGCATCGACCTTgggaaaaaaatcatttttcagaAGTGTGAGTCAACGCGTACAATTTTCATGCGAGGCTTGTATCTCATGGCCTGCAGGAAGCAACTGAACTGGGGAAAAAAGCAAGAGAATTGAAAAAAGCGGCTGATGCTCTTCATCAGGAAGAAAGAAGTGGCAGCAAGGGTAGAAAATGGCGCAAAAATGTGAAAAATGTAGAAAAGGTTTGTGTGTTGTGTTTGTCTTTTTCCTGTTCTTGTTATCATTTGTGTGTGTCATTTGGCCCTTTACGTTCTTTCAAGATACGGTTTCTTTACTGTATGTTCGTCACATTTTAACTATGCAGGAACTACTACTTTTGGAAGAGGACGTGAAATCTTTGGAAGAAATGTACCCTCAAGGAGAAAAGGTGATTAAATGAAACAGATAAATTACACCTTCCCTTCTAAAGTGAAAGTATTAAAAAAAAGAACAGAAAAGGAAGGTAATACGAAAAAAACCTAATGAAGGTGTCTTATCTATTCAGGCTGAGACATCTTGGGCTATGACCGTGCTTGGTTACCTTGCGAAACTGGTGTTTGGAGTTATAGGGTATGTCCTTTCTGGTGActtttctgatgcattcttgaATTTCCATTCTTGATTATCTATGCAAAAATGGTACTCTTGGGCTGTGGATCATATTTGGTTGGTCTTTTTCATGTCCAAGTCTATTTGTCCTTGCTGTGGACAATAGAATTGGGGAAGGGTGGTTATATGTTCAAATGCAGATTGCATGGGGTTTCTGGGTGCAAGAAATTATTGTTGGATGGTTTGTAGGTAAATTTCCATTTCTGCAGCCTGCATTGACCCATTcagaagtttttttttttgttttttggttTTCTGCCCATGTTTTGATGCTTTTACTTAGTTGAGTTTTTAATATATTGAACAAGTAATGTTGCCTTGTACAGGTTAATCGTTTCAGTGGCTTGGATTGTGCATATTGTTATATATTTGCTGATCGACCCTCCTCTTTCTCCTTTTCTCAATGAGGTGTTCATCAAGTTGGATGACATTTGGGGTAATTTTTGTGTCATTTGTGTCTTTATCTTCCTTTAAATTTTACACATGTGATTGGAATAGCAGTGGCTTCTACTTTTAGGTCTGCTCGGTACTGTAGCATTTG
This Primulina eburnea isolate SZY01 chromosome 2, ASM2296580v1, whole genome shotgun sequence DNA region includes the following protein-coding sequences:
- the LOC140818072 gene encoding LIMR family protein At5g01460 — protein: MGDFNLALVIVAIVVCVLVFLFNVYLLVNYQHPDDVNQAYFPKFVVVLGLSIAAISILMLPADVANRQACRHAIYNGACSLTLPMKDLWLAVYIVDAILVFFVIPFAMFYYEGDQDKSVWKRMKSALLWVIVTAVVCALALGILYGLLGKVDFTVRHLSSSTESFPSPLTFSSGQQCVGSGARQCSAYSANASSETTWTMRATFPEYVVALATIVGSVLFTIFGGVGIACLPLGMISSFIHRPKAVITRSQYIKEATELGKKARELKKAADALHQEERSGSKGRKWRKNVKNVEKELLLLEEDVKSLEEMYPQGEKAETSWAMTVLGYLAKLVFGVIGLIVSVAWIVHIVIYLLIDPPLSPFLNEVFIKLDDIWGLLGTVAFAFFCFYLLLAVIAGEMMLGMKLVFITIHPMKWGATLMNSFLFNVGLILLCSISVIQFCATAFGYYAQATAAQEIFGHTLQSLRGIKYLYKYNVFQIAFIVLAGLTFVYYAAFGWRRKKPSGRFQLST